The genomic DNA ATAGAAGTTTAAAGCTGCATAACACGGAAATACTCACAGTGCCATGCGCCTCTGAAGTGGTTACAGCAAGCTATTAGATTAATCTGTGTTCCCGTAATTGAGTGTGCGGTGAGCCTGGACACGTGAGGGCACGTGGATGACACGTGTTCTTGTGTGAGCGCACACGTGTTGCCGGTCTTGCTGTGTTCCAGCTGTTGAGctaatgttgtgtgttttgtggatCCAGATGTGGAGTTCCTGCGCTCCGTCCTGCCCCCTGTCACCGACCCCGCCTTCTTCCAGTTCCTGCGAGGCCTCGACTGCTCCGGCGTCACACTCCGCTCCATCCCGGAGGGCACTGTGGTGTTTGCCAGGGTGAGCTCGGCCGCAGCCTTTTCAGGGTAAAACTGAAGGCCAAAGGTTAAATACAGGGTTCTGCAGTGGCGGTGGTTCAGTGGGACTAAGCTGTTTAACATCTCTAAAACATCTGCAGGTGCCTCTCATGGAGGTGGCAGGTCCGTTAGCTGTGGTTCAACTGCTGGAGACCAGCTTACTGTGTCTAGTCAACTATGCCAGGTAACAACCAACAAACGTACACACAGAAAAACCAGGTGGTCCTcgaaaaatattatttattatttaaaattatttgtattttacagaATAATGAAGCCATAAAATACATGATTTCTTGAAATATTTCACTGAATGTAAGTATTATTATGCTGAAGCTTCAGTAAAGTATCAGAAGAAGCAAATGCAAAAAATATACATGTGATACTACTCTTTATTTTCTATGTTGAAAGAAACTCAGGCAGGTGCAGAGGGAGCACTAGAGGTtaataaacatttacaaataaagaCACGAGGCGCACCTACATGAGGCCTTTACACTCAAAGTAAAGAGAAGAAACGGATTGAAGCTGTTCTGTTTCTCACACAGGACTCAGTGAGCCGCACCTTTCCCACAGAAACTGCACATTTCATAACTCTGTGTCGAAGTTTAGCTCCATAAGACTTTAAACAGCCGGTTTCTGTTCTGTTCTCTGTCGTCAGTCTGGTGTGCAGTAACGCCGCTCGCTTCCGCCTGGCGGCCGGCCCAAAGAGGAAGCTGCTGGAGATGGGCCTCAGGAGGGCCCAGGGACCAGATGGAGGGCTCACCGCCTCCCGATACACACACGTTGGAGGtgaatcatatatatatatatatatatatatatatatatatatatatatatatatacatacacatgtgtatatatacatacaaatatatatatatatatatatatatatatatatatatatatgtgtatgtatgtatgtatatatatacatacatacatgcatgcatgcatacatatatatatatatatatatatatatatatatatacacacattatatatatacacacattatatatatacacacattatgtatgtatgtatatatatattgtgtatatatatattatatatatgtgtatatacatattatatatatatatgtatgtgtgtgtgtgtatatataccgGGACGATTTGCAAGCAGATACTTTTGCTAAATGCTCCAAAAAAATGACTATTGTTCAGGTGTGTCGCCTCAAGCCTGGATCTTAATAATGTTGACACACCCACAGACTGACACTAGAACCGGTCTTTCAGGGTTTGATCTCACCAGTAACGTTCAGGCTGGTTTCCTGTTTGGGATCCCGGTCGCGGGGACCATGGCGCACTCGTACGTCACTTCCTTTACCTCCCTGGCGGAGGTCCGGCCACAAGTGAGTACTCCCTTCTCCAATCATCTATACCAATGACTTTGCACATTTCTAGCTAATTAATTACACATTTGTGCATGCTTACATTAGTGTCAATCATTATCCAAAGCATACGATTCATTTGTGTTATTTGCACACATCAAAAGGTTTAGTCAGTGGCATCATATCATTTAATATAGTTTAAATGAGAACCGTTAAATCAAGCTAAAGACtaacacacacttgttttgttttctacttGTTATTTAGTTTTGAAACTTAATTTTGGCTTCCCCAGTTACATGATGGCATATATGGGAACAAATGCATCAGAAAGATACAGAACAAAATCATGTTAACTTGAAACACAGTGGCATGGTGTAGAAGTAGCCGTGTCAGCGATCACGGGGAAAAGAAGGAGCTGGAGGTGTCAACAGTGGAGTTAACTGAGGCACCTGTCAGTCATAATAAGTCCCTGCGTCATGTTTACGATCAGACTCTTGTGGCGCTGAACGGCGCCGATCCGGTGGACATCATTTCCTTGACTAAAGACTGGCTGAGTCGTGTGTGTGAGTTTCTGGGAGGTGAGCCCGGGAAGATCTGCGAGGGCGAGCTGGCAGCCTTTCTGTCCTACGCCATCGCCTACCCTCAGAACTTCCtgcctgtgattgacagctacAGTGTTGGCTGGTAACTAGTGGTTTGACATTTGATACTGAACAGCTCTGTATTGAGGCTTTTATCATgtgattgatatatatatatatataatatatattctacaTTGTAGTATTGGtacttttgtttaagttaaGGATCACAGTACTGTGTTCATGACTGACATTGCATCATTTATTTCATACCAAAAGAATTACAACAACACATGTAGCAGAAAAAATAGTTTGAGTTAGTCAGAATATATTGATACCAGCGCAGTCCTTATTAGTTCCAGCAGTTGTACAATGTGCCGTTTTCACCAGCAGGTGTCACTAGTGTACGCTgagttaaacacatttaatagtAATAAAGTTTGGCTAACACCAACCCTCATTTCACCAGCACTTCTGGATATTGCAATGATGCTCACTGTTCTCCAGCCGGGGATGGAACTAACTAATGCCTTTTTGTTATTGATTCATCAGCTGATCACAAGTCTTCTAATTAATAGCAGGACATTTTTTCAAGTAATAATTCATAGAAAACTGTGacctatttgtgtgtgtgtgtgtgtgtgtgtgtgtgtgtgtgtgttttcagtagTGGCCTGTTGAACTTCTGCGCTGTGGCCTTGGTGCTGTGTGAATTGGACTACAGGCCTGTAGGGGTCCGCCTGGACAGCGGGGACCTCTGCAGGCAGTCGCTTGACGTCCGCCGTGTCTTCAGACTCTGCGGCGAACAGTGAGTGAGGtgccgcgtgtgtgtgtgcgtgcgtgcgtgcgtgcgtttctTTAAAACCCACAGTGAGACGACAGCTCACTCCTCCAAAGGTCTGTGGCACATGTCTGATTGTCCTGTTCATCCCGACAGCTTCTCCGTCTCCGCCTTCGACTCGCTGATCATCGTTGGGACCAATAACATCACGGAGCAAAGCATGGCGGAGCTCAACAACAAGGTAGATTGTGACTGAACATGTGGAGTGTTTATGTTGAACACGTTTTCTTTTCCCTGAGGTcctgtgtattattattattattattatttcaggaGAATGAGATCGATGTGGTTGGCGTCGGGACACACCTGGTCACCTGCACACGGCAGCCCTCGCTGGGCTGTGTGTATAAGGTAATGCGCTTCATTGTCTCCCCAAATGCCTCAAACTCGCTTCTCCGTTTAACATTTGCACGGCGCCATTTCTGTCTGTGTATAAGCTAGTGGAGGTGAGGGGGATACCCCGGATGAAGATCAGTGAGGACCCAGAGAAAAGCACTGTCCCCGGGAGGAAAGCCGTCTACAGGCTGGTAGACGCTGAGGGTGAGAATCTCCGTTCACCCCGATTGCAACACACttatttctctctgttttcaccATCTTACCATAGTTTTGGCTGTTTGGTTTTTTCCCCAAACAGTCTATCATGGTAGCCATATAAGTCCCCATTTAGTAATCCAACCCTTTCAATTGATGGCCTACTAACACCACCCCTCGTTCCAGTGTTCccattgtttttcttcacaTCTTTTTCAGGCTCTAAGAACAGACCTGTTTGGTTTCCTGGTGCATAATGAGCGTCGCAGCCTCACTGGGCTGCCAGCGTGCTTGTAAACGTTTTTCCACGGCTTTACCACTCTTTTTCTCCCTGGCAGGCCGTCCTTTTCTGGACCTGGTGTGTCTCGCTGTGGAGTCTCCTCCAGAGGCAGGAGTCTCTCTGAGCTGTTACCCTCTGATGTGTGATAGCTCCTTGGTCTCAGTTACTCCAGCTCAGGTCACCTGTCTGCGCCAGGAGGTGTTCACcaaaggacaggtgaggacggGCTGCGACTGCGCACAGATTACGGTTGCTGTTTCCTGATGccttgttgtggttgttgttgtttcctttccaTCATCATATCCATATTTCTGGGTTATCATCTGAACAAAAGTCTGGTGAATTGTTCACCAGAAGTGGACTGGAAGTCTGTATACATTGTGTATTATCTGATATATTGGAAAGCAGTAGACACTCTGGACTTCATTAGGAGGACACACCCATAAAGCCCTCGTCTCGCTCTCCAACATTTTTAGCATAAACCACATcagaaagattttttttgtggtttattGTCATTCAAaaggtattttaaaaaacaaggataaagcacaaaaaagaagattatCCTCTTTGTGGTCCTTGACGTACAAAAGCTCACCTGGCATAGTACATGCCAGGTGAGCTTTTGTACGTCAAGGACCACTATGTGGTTTAgttgtaaaatgtataaaaaataacaaaccaTACGAGATAAGACTGTAAGTATCCTGCGGTATTGAACGGTACAAAACCAGACAATACTGCAGGAGTGGACTGTGTAGGAGTTTAGTCTTCATGGACTCATCTCCCACTCGCTCCAGGTCACACACCCTCTGTGCAGCGCTGCAGAAACTAGAGTAAAGGTCCAGAGTTCACTCCAGACTCTGCACCCTCGACACAAGAGGCTGCAGGAGCCGGACTCTTACACGGTGAGcgtcgcacacaaacacaaatacacacagagctTCTCACAGAGTATCTTATCGCTGGCGTTCTCTTCCACCAGGTGGCGCTGTCAGAGAAACTCCATCACCTGGTCATAGAGCTCCAGAAAGGAAGCGCCAACAACAGCAACTTTCTTTTAGCCAACTAAATATATTAcctcctgttttgttgttgttgtcttcttttCCAAAGTGCCTGACGGTGAGAGAAGTGCTCCCGATGAGCCCTGACATACTCTGCACATGTATGTGTTGTGGCCTTTGTCCTCCACAGCTAATGTCTGTAAAACGAGGTTAAGATGAGCAGAACTTGACTTTGTTCTTTTGAAGCCCCGAGTGGACAGATGGAAGCAAACGAAGAACAGCCTCTGGGCTTCAAGGACTTGGTTCCTGCTGGAAACTGTGCTTTGATGTCTTCAGCTAGAAGATTTaaattgatgaaaaaaaaaaaaaggttgagcaCAGTTCGTCACTCTTTCTACATTGACAAATTATTGTAGTCAAAATAAGTTATTAAATTGCCTTTTGACCTTTGTCCCAAAACATTGCAAACTGTTGCCTCTCTTTAAATTGAACAATAggtacaaataaaacaatggtTTAAACTAATTTAATTATTCTCAAGATCCACTTTATTGTGAGATTTACCGCAGAAAAAAGGGTAGTAAGTAGACTTTGAGTTGAGATTGATTGTCACACATCAGTAACGTCTGTGAATGTTGGGGTCAGAAAGGATTATAGATTTTGAATTATAGACTGGTAATTGTAGATTTTGAATTTGTAACCCAAACTCTTAAATCATGTGTGTAATcctaataaaataaattacagaTTGACCCtaatatgcatttgttttctaACGTGCACACTTTAACTTTTCATTTTCGCTGCCTTTAAAATGGGTCGGGGATAATTTACAGATAATCATTTAAAGCCGATTTAACGAGGCTGAACAAAAGTTTAGAAAATCAGCACAATAAGTTGTGATAAAGACACTACAAACAGCAGACCGGCCCGATTAGAGACCAGCTGGGGAACATCGTGGACCATTAGCTGCTCAAGAGAcagatgcttttctttttctcaagagttggtggagaccaaaatcAGAGctaaaaagagagtgaatatctGAGTGACATTAATCAGGTGGACACGTATAGCTGGTTGTTTGCTAATACATAGCCTCTGAGCCTTTTGCCCCCTAGTGTCCAGAAAATGATCATTGCAGATTCAATACTTTCAAGATTCAAGATACTTTCTTTCAACATATTCCAGCAGAATATCTTCAAAATGTCTTGTTATGTAACTTTGTGGTTTGTGAATATGTTCCATATACTTACTGCTCGCATGCGACGATCATTCTGTTCTAGGTGCCTTTCTTTAATGTGACTTACAACTTCTTCATTTGCAGGCTATAGTTAGAGTTTTAACTGCAACTGCAGAAGACAACATATACTGATATGTGTGATATTTGCTTTTGTCCTTTTGATGTTTGACATATTTTGGATTTGAGATCCGACTCAGGAGGATTCAATTCTTGAAAACCCTTTGCTACAGATGTCTCCGCCCTCCCTATATTTCTGCTCCACACATGTGAGAAGGCTTCCTTGAATTCGGATTGGCTGCCTTCTGGCCAGTGGTAGACATGCAGATACACCCAGCCGacatatggagcagattagacaTGGGCTACGAGGT from Cyclopterus lumpus isolate fCycLum1 chromosome 4, fCycLum1.pri, whole genome shotgun sequence includes the following:
- the naprt gene encoding nicotinate phosphoribosyltransferase isoform X1, producing the protein MAAASSSNTCGGMERSLRERAPPLLTDLYQFTMAYAYWRAGRHQEPAVFELFFRDDPFGGAFSLFAGLHDCLLFLRSFRFTDEDVEFLRSVLPPVTDPAFFQFLRGLDCSGVTLRSIPEGTVVFARVPLMEVAGPLAVVQLLETSLLCLVNYASLVCSNAARFRLAAGPKRKLLEMGLRRAQGPDGGLTASRYTHVGGFDLTSNVQAGFLFGIPVAGTMAHSYVTSFTSLAEVRPQTLVALNGADPVDIISLTKDWLSRVCEFLGGEPGKICEGELAAFLSYAIAYPQNFLPVIDSYSVGCSGLLNFCAVALVLCELDYRPVGVRLDSGDLCRQSLDVRRVFRLCGEHFSVSAFDSLIIVGTNNITEQSMAELNNKENEIDVVGVGTHLVTCTRQPSLGCVYKLVEVRGIPRMKISEDPEKSTVPGRKAVYRLVDAEGRPFLDLVCLAVESPPEAGVSLSCYPLMCDSSLVSVTPAQVTCLRQEVFTKGQVTHPLCSAAETRVKVQSSLQTLHPRHKRLQEPDSYTVALSEKLHHLVIELQKGSANNSNFLLAN
- the naprt gene encoding nicotinate phosphoribosyltransferase isoform X3, whose translation is MAAASSSNTCGGMERSLRERAPPLLTDLYQFTMAYAYWRAGRHQEPAVFELFFRDDPFGGAFSLFAGLHDCLLFLRSFRFTDEDVEFLRSVLPPVTDPAFFQFLRGLDCSGVTLRSIPEGTVVFARVPLMEVAGPLAVVQLLETSLLCLVNYASLVCSNAARFRLAAGPKRKLLEMGLRRAQGPDGGLTASRYTHVGGFDLTSNVQAGFLFGIPVAGTMAHSYVTSFTSLAEVRPQTLVALNGADPVDIISLTKDWLSRVCEFLGGEPGKICEGELAAFLSYAIAYPQNFLPVIDSYSVGCGLLNFCAVALVLCELDYRPVGVRLDSGDLCRQSLDVRRVFRLCGEHFSVSAFDSLIIVGTNNITEQSMAELNNKENEIDVVGVGTHLVTCTRQPSLGCVYKLVEVRGIPRMKISEDPEKSTVPGRKAVYRLVDAEGRPFLDLVCLAVESPPEAGVSLSCYPLMCDSSLVSVTPAQVTCLRQEVFTKGQVTHPLCSAAETRVKVQSSLQTLHPRHKRLQEPDSYTVALSEKLHHLVIELQKGSANNSNFLLAN
- the naprt gene encoding nicotinate phosphoribosyltransferase isoform X2, with protein sequence MRRYGAVSPGAGPPAAHGPLPVHHGVRVLAGRPAPGARRVRALLPGRPVRRRLLAVRRAARLPPVPALVSLHRRRCGVPALRPAPCHRPRLLPVPARPRLLRRHTPLHPGGHCGVCQGELGRSLFRVPLMEVAGPLAVVQLLETSLLCLVNYASLVCSNAARFRLAAGPKRKLLEMGLRRAQGPDGGLTASRYTHVGGFDLTSNVQAGFLFGIPVAGTMAHSYVTSFTSLAEVRPQTLVALNGADPVDIISLTKDWLSRVCEFLGGEPGKICEGELAAFLSYAIAYPQNFLPVIDSYSVGCSGLLNFCAVALVLCELDYRPVGVRLDSGDLCRQSLDVRRVFRLCGEHFSVSAFDSLIIVGTNNITEQSMAELNNKENEIDVVGVGTHLVTCTRQPSLGCVYKLVEVRGIPRMKISEDPEKSTVPGRKAVYRLVDAEGRPFLDLVCLAVESPPEAGVSLSCYPLMCDSSLVSVTPAQVTCLRQEVFTKGQVTHPLCSAAETRVKVQSSLQTLHPRHKRLQEPDSYTVALSEKLHHLVIELQKGSANNSNFLLAN